Proteins encoded by one window of Pseudomonas sp. PSKL.D1:
- a CDS encoding sulfite exporter TauE/SafE family protein, giving the protein MIEHQLLGAGLGAIIGAVLALTGAGGGILAVPLLVFGLGLSMVEAAPIGLLAVGLAASVGAVLGLREGLVRYRAALFIALIGIAAAPLGLMLAHRLPNTPLALIFAAVLVYACLRIWRKAAKALRGEGNEAHRYIEPCVLNPLQGRLRWTLPCARALAFTGAMAGLLSGLLGVGGGFVIIPALNRYTNLRMTSIVSTSLAVIALVSTGSVVSASIAGLMHWRIGATFAVGAVVGLLLARPMATRLAGPRLQQMFAVAGWLAAVLLAGKALLGQ; this is encoded by the coding sequence GTGATTGAACATCAATTGTTGGGCGCCGGCTTAGGCGCGATCATTGGCGCGGTGTTGGCACTGACCGGCGCGGGTGGCGGCATTCTGGCTGTGCCACTATTGGTGTTTGGGCTCGGGCTTTCGATGGTCGAAGCCGCCCCCATCGGTTTGCTTGCAGTGGGCCTGGCCGCTTCGGTAGGTGCCGTGCTTGGCTTGCGTGAGGGGTTGGTGCGCTACCGTGCTGCATTGTTTATTGCGCTCATTGGTATAGCTGCCGCACCTTTGGGGTTGATGCTCGCGCATCGTTTGCCTAATACGCCATTGGCACTGATTTTTGCCGCCGTGCTGGTTTATGCCTGCTTGCGGATTTGGCGCAAAGCGGCCAAGGCATTGCGCGGGGAAGGCAACGAGGCCCATCGCTACATTGAGCCTTGTGTGCTCAATCCGCTGCAGGGGCGGCTGCGCTGGACCTTGCCGTGCGCACGCGCACTGGCCTTCACGGGAGCGATGGCGGGGCTGCTGTCAGGGTTGCTCGGTGTAGGGGGCGGCTTTGTCATCATCCCTGCGTTAAACCGTTACACCAACCTGCGCATGACGAGCATTGTTTCGACATCATTGGCGGTTATTGCACTGGTTTCCACGGGTAGCGTGGTCAGCGCCAGCATCGCTGGGCTGATGCACTGGCGTATTGGTGCGACTTTCGCTGTTGGCGCGGTGGTGGGTTTATTGCTGGCGCGGCCAATGGCCACCCGTTTGGCCGGGCCACGCCTGCAGCAGATGTTTGCCGTGGCGGGCTGGTTGGCGGCTGTGCTGCTGGCTGGCAAGGCGCTACTCGGCCAGTAA
- a CDS encoding LysR family transcriptional regulator, with amino-acid sequence MFDWNDLRFFLELQRSGRLLTAAKRLNTTHSTVARHIESIEKSLGTPLFVQHAQGYELTPSGQALLKHAEAMENVALLAQEEITQAITPLGKIRLGVTEGIGIMFFTPRMSELFARYPGLEVELVAVPRFVSILNREAEISIHLERPNADLLITRKLTDYRLALYASQAYLDRSPPLRNREDLARHSWIGYVDDLLFSQELLFLNSFCRAPNVVFRSTSVIAQQTAARTGLGIAVLPNYMARHDPTLVRVLPNETIQRSYWICTRRELHKSVRLRVVWDYLLALCAAEQADLLAE; translated from the coding sequence ATGTTCGACTGGAACGATCTGCGGTTTTTCCTCGAATTGCAGCGCAGCGGTCGCCTGCTGACTGCAGCGAAGCGCCTCAATACCACTCACAGCACCGTCGCCCGGCATATCGAAAGCATCGAGAAGAGCCTGGGTACGCCGTTGTTTGTGCAACATGCCCAGGGTTACGAGCTGACGCCTTCGGGCCAGGCACTGCTCAAACATGCAGAAGCCATGGAGAATGTCGCCCTGCTGGCGCAGGAAGAAATTACCCAGGCCATTACCCCGCTGGGCAAAATCAGGCTGGGCGTGACAGAAGGCATTGGCATCATGTTCTTCACGCCTCGCATGAGTGAGCTTTTTGCTCGCTACCCGGGGCTGGAAGTGGAGTTGGTGGCCGTGCCGCGGTTCGTGAGCATCCTTAATCGCGAAGCGGAAATCAGCATTCATCTGGAACGGCCGAATGCGGACCTGCTGATTACCCGCAAGCTCACCGATTACCGCTTGGCACTGTATGCCAGCCAAGCCTACCTGGACCGCTCGCCACCGCTGCGCAACCGGGAGGATTTGGCCCGCCACAGCTGGATTGGCTACGTGGACGATTTGTTGTTCAGCCAGGAGCTACTGTTTCTCAACAGTTTCTGCCGGGCACCTAACGTGGTGTTTCGCAGTACCAGCGTGATCGCCCAGCAAACCGCCGCCCGAACCGGGCTGGGAATTGCTGTGCTACCCAACTACATGGCCCGCCACGACCCCACGCTGGTACGCGTACTGCCCAACGAAACCATCCAGCGCAGCTATTGGATTTGCACACGGCGCGAGCTGCACAAGTCGGTGCGCCTTCGGGTTGTCTGGGACTACCTGCTGGCCCTGTGCGCTGCCGAACAGGCGGACTTACTGGCCGAGTAG
- a CDS encoding GMC family oxidoreductase, giving the protein MPSADSVFDYVVVGAGPAGCLLANRLSADPSCRVLLLEAGGRDNYPWIHIPVGYLYCIGNPRTDWCFKTEAQPGLGGRSLGYPRGKVLGGCSSINGMIYMRGQAADYDQWAEQGNEGWAWKDVLPLFKASENHFAGASEHHGSTGEWRVERQRYSWPILDAFRDAAEQSGIGKVDDFNTGDNQGCGYFQVNQRSGVRWNASKAFLRPIKNRPNLTVLTGVQVDQVLLNNTRARAVKALWQGAWHEFGARREIILCAGAVGSPGILQRSGIGPRKLLESLGIGVRHDMPGVGGNLQDHLQLRLIYQIRNTRTLNQMANSLWGKVGMGLRYLYDRSGPLAMAPSQLGAFVRSGPEYATPNLQYHVQPLSLERFGEPLHRFPAFTASVCNLRPASRGRIDICSTDINSAPRIDPNYLSDPQDLRVAAAAISLTRRIVQAPALAAFEPKEYLPGPALQTEQDLFDAAGKIGTTIFHPVGTCRMGNGDTDVVDNQLRVHGIPGLRVADASIMPQITSGNTCSPTLMIAEKAAQLILKGAATQTYLNEDAIPTP; this is encoded by the coding sequence ATGCCGTCAGCCGATTCTGTCTTTGATTACGTGGTCGTAGGTGCCGGTCCCGCCGGCTGCCTGTTGGCCAATCGCCTCTCCGCCGACCCTTCCTGCCGCGTCCTGCTGCTCGAAGCCGGTGGCCGTGACAACTATCCCTGGATTCACATTCCTGTCGGATACCTCTACTGCATTGGCAACCCACGAACCGATTGGTGCTTCAAAACCGAAGCACAGCCGGGGTTGGGCGGTCGCAGCCTGGGTTATCCAAGGGGCAAGGTGCTGGGTGGTTGTTCCTCAATCAACGGCATGATCTACATGCGTGGCCAGGCCGCCGACTACGATCAATGGGCCGAACAAGGTAATGAGGGGTGGGCCTGGAAAGACGTGCTGCCGTTGTTCAAGGCAAGCGAAAACCACTTTGCCGGCGCCAGCGAGCACCATGGCAGTACCGGAGAATGGCGCGTTGAGCGCCAGCGCTACAGCTGGCCGATACTCGATGCCTTCCGCGATGCCGCCGAGCAGAGCGGCATTGGCAAGGTTGATGACTTCAACACTGGTGACAACCAAGGCTGTGGATATTTTCAGGTCAACCAGCGAAGCGGTGTGCGCTGGAACGCTTCCAAGGCTTTTTTACGCCCCATCAAGAATCGCCCCAACCTTACCGTCCTGACGGGTGTGCAGGTTGATCAGGTATTGCTCAACAATACCCGTGCGCGTGCTGTGAAAGCCCTGTGGCAAGGCGCGTGGCATGAGTTCGGTGCGCGTCGCGAAATCATTCTGTGCGCGGGTGCCGTGGGTTCGCCCGGCATCCTCCAGCGCTCAGGCATTGGCCCGCGCAAGCTTCTCGAAAGCCTCGGGATTGGCGTGCGTCACGACATGCCCGGCGTGGGTGGCAACCTGCAGGACCACCTGCAACTGCGGCTGATCTACCAAATTCGCAACACTCGTACCCTCAACCAGATGGCCAACAGCCTGTGGGGCAAGGTGGGCATGGGCCTGCGCTACCTCTACGACCGCAGCGGCCCGCTGGCCATGGCGCCGAGCCAGCTGGGCGCTTTTGTGCGTTCAGGCCCGGAGTACGCCACCCCTAACCTGCAATACCATGTGCAACCCCTGTCGCTGGAGCGATTCGGCGAGCCGTTGCACCGCTTCCCGGCCTTTACCGCTTCAGTATGCAACCTGCGCCCTGCCAGCCGAGGGCGCATCGATATTTGCAGCACGGACATCAACAGTGCGCCGCGGATCGACCCGAACTACCTCAGTGACCCGCAAGATTTGCGTGTGGCCGCCGCCGCCATTAGCCTCACCCGTCGCATCGTTCAGGCCCCTGCCCTTGCCGCATTCGAACCTAAGGAGTACCTGCCAGGCCCTGCGCTGCAAACCGAGCAAGACCTGTTCGACGCTGCCGGCAAGATCGGTACAACCATCTTCCACCCGGTCGGTACGTGCCGCATGGGCAATGGTGATACGGACGTTGTGGATAACCAGCTGCGTGTGCATGGCATCCCTGGCCTGCGCGTGGCGGATGCTTCGATCATGCCGCAGATCACTTCCGGCAATACCTGCTCACCCACTCTCATGATTGCCGAAAAAGCGGCACAACTGATCCTTAAAGGAGCTGCCACCCAGACCTACTTAAACGAAGACGCGATACCGACGCCCTGA
- a CDS encoding MFS transporter, which yields MSDYIQEQGAAASSSSRREERKIIFASSLGTVFEWYDFFLYGALAAVISKQFFAGVNDTTAFIFALMAFAAGFLVRPFGALVFGRLGDMIGRKYTFLITIVLMGLSTFAVGLLPTYASIGIAAPIILVILRMLQGLALGGEYGGAATYVAEHAPPGKRGFHTGFIQSTATLGLLLSLLVVLGSRYISGDQFETWGWRLPFLLSIVLLAISTWIRMSMHESPAFVKMKAQGKVSKSPIRESFTSWPNLKVVLTALFSINAGQAVTFYTAQFYVLFFMTQMLKMDPAQANTLLIISVVIGAPFFVFFGWLSDRIGRKPILMLGLLLATVLYFPMFKALSHYANPQIDAASRQAPIVVTADPQTCTFQFDPVGKARFDSPCDKVKTFLVKQGLPYSSVNVAGSAVVVNIGDKSINGFDEAAMRTAIEQAGYPAKADPAQVNQVMVVVLIVAMILIATMTYGPLAAVMVELFPTRIRYTSMSLPYHIGNGWFGGFLPTVSFALVVYTGDIFYGLWYPVLVTGISLVVGIFCLKETRDVDIDKV from the coding sequence ATGTCGGATTACATCCAGGAGCAGGGTGCGGCTGCGAGCAGTTCCAGCCGTCGTGAAGAACGCAAGATCATTTTCGCGTCATCCCTCGGGACAGTGTTCGAGTGGTATGACTTTTTTCTCTACGGCGCGCTGGCCGCGGTCATCAGCAAGCAGTTCTTTGCTGGTGTGAACGACACCACCGCCTTCATTTTCGCACTCATGGCCTTTGCTGCCGGCTTCCTGGTGCGGCCCTTCGGCGCGCTGGTATTCGGCCGCCTGGGTGACATGATCGGGCGCAAATACACCTTCCTTATCACCATCGTGCTGATGGGTCTGTCGACCTTTGCGGTTGGTCTTTTACCTACTTACGCCAGCATTGGTATTGCCGCACCGATCATCTTGGTGATCCTGCGCATGCTTCAAGGGCTGGCGCTGGGCGGTGAATACGGCGGCGCTGCTACTTATGTGGCGGAGCATGCCCCACCAGGAAAACGTGGTTTCCATACGGGCTTCATCCAGTCCACGGCAACACTCGGCCTGCTGCTGTCGCTGCTCGTGGTATTGGGCAGCCGCTATATCAGTGGGGATCAGTTCGAAACGTGGGGCTGGCGCCTGCCCTTCCTGCTGTCGATCGTGCTGCTGGCGATTTCCACCTGGATCCGCATGAGCATGCACGAGTCGCCAGCCTTCGTGAAAATGAAGGCTCAGGGCAAGGTCAGCAAGTCGCCTATACGTGAATCGTTCACTTCCTGGCCCAACCTCAAGGTCGTGCTCACTGCCCTTTTCAGCATCAACGCAGGGCAAGCTGTCACCTTCTACACAGCGCAGTTCTATGTGCTGTTCTTCATGACCCAGATGCTCAAGATGGACCCGGCCCAGGCCAACACCCTGTTGATCATCAGCGTGGTGATTGGCGCCCCGTTCTTCGTATTCTTTGGCTGGCTATCGGACCGAATCGGGCGCAAGCCGATCCTCATGCTTGGCCTGTTGCTGGCCACGGTACTGTACTTCCCGATGTTCAAGGCCTTGAGCCATTACGCCAACCCGCAAATCGATGCAGCCAGCCGTCAGGCGCCCATTGTGGTCACCGCTGATCCGCAAACCTGCACCTTCCAGTTCGACCCGGTTGGCAAGGCGCGCTTCGACAGCCCGTGCGACAAGGTCAAGACGTTCCTGGTCAAACAGGGTCTGCCTTACAGCTCGGTGAATGTGGCGGGCAGCGCGGTGGTGGTGAACATCGGTGACAAGTCCATCAACGGGTTTGATGAAGCGGCCATGCGAACCGCAATTGAACAGGCTGGCTACCCGGCGAAGGCGGACCCGGCGCAGGTCAATCAAGTGATGGTAGTGGTGCTGATCGTGGCGATGATCCTGATCGCGACCATGACCTACGGCCCGCTGGCAGCGGTGATGGTCGAGCTGTTCCCGACCCGCATCCGCTACACCTCGATGTCCCTGCCCTATCACATCGGCAATGGCTGGTTCGGTGGTTTCCTGCCGACGGTATCGTTTGCGCTTGTGGTGTACACAGGGGACATTTTCTATGGGCTTTGGTACCCAGTGTTAGTGACCGGGATCAGCCTGGTGGTGGGGATCTTCTGCCTCAAGGAAACCAGAGACGTGGATATCGACAAGGTCTGA
- a CDS encoding lysophospholipid acyltransferase family protein, with protein MSILQAIRIFLFYLLLGTSSLLWCSLSFFVAPFLSFPKRYKFINVYWCRCAVFLSRTVLGIDYKVTGAENVPNEPCVILSNHQSTWETFFLSQYFSPLSQVLKRELLYVPFFGWAMAMLRPIAINRDNPKEALRQVASKGDELLKQKVWVLIFPEGTRVPFGTVGKFSRGGTALAVNAGLPVLPIAHNAGKFWPKAGWGKRPGTIEVVIGKPMYAEGTGPRAIAELNDRAAAWNEATQRAMGSLPPVDEKPQEQIA; from the coding sequence ATGTCGATCCTGCAGGCGATCAGAATCTTTCTTTTTTACCTGCTGCTGGGCACCAGTTCGCTGCTGTGGTGCTCCCTGAGCTTTTTTGTCGCGCCTTTTCTGTCGTTCCCCAAGCGCTACAAGTTCATCAACGTTTACTGGTGCCGCTGTGCGGTGTTTCTGAGCCGCACTGTTCTTGGCATTGATTACAAGGTCACCGGCGCCGAGAACGTGCCGAATGAGCCTTGCGTGATCCTGTCGAACCATCAGAGCACCTGGGAAACCTTCTTCCTTTCCCAGTACTTTTCGCCACTGAGCCAGGTGCTCAAGCGTGAACTGCTGTATGTGCCATTCTTTGGCTGGGCCATGGCTATGTTGCGGCCGATCGCCATCAATCGCGACAACCCCAAGGAAGCCCTGCGCCAGGTGGCCAGCAAGGGTGACGAGCTGCTCAAGCAGAAGGTGTGGGTATTGATCTTCCCGGAAGGCACTCGCGTGCCATTCGGTACGGTGGGCAAGTTTTCCCGAGGCGGTACAGCGCTGGCGGTGAACGCCGGGCTGCCGGTTCTGCCGATCGCCCACAACGCTGGCAAGTTCTGGCCCAAGGCTGGGTGGGGCAAGCGCCCGGGCACCATCGAAGTGGTGATTGGCAAGCCAATGTACGCAGAAGGGACAGGGCCACGCGCCATTGCCGAGCTTAATGATCGCGCGGCAGCGTGGAACGAAGCCACTCAGCGGGCAATGGGGTCACTGCCTCCGGTGGACGAAAAACCGCAAGAGCAAATTGCCTGA
- the gmhB gene encoding D-glycero-beta-D-manno-heptose 1,7-bisphosphate 7-phosphatase — protein MKLLILDRDGVINQDSDAYIKSLEEWIPIPGSIEAIAQLSKAGWTVAVATNQSGIARGYYPLETLDAMHARLRVLVAELGGEVGHIVYCPHGPDEGCDCRKPKPGMLRAIADHYQADLRGVWFVGDSKGDLEAALAVGAQPVLVKTGKGERTLEKGVPETTLIFDDLAAIARELI, from the coding sequence TTGAAACTGCTGATTCTCGATCGTGACGGGGTGATCAACCAAGACTCCGACGCCTACATCAAGTCGCTGGAGGAGTGGATCCCGATCCCCGGCTCGATCGAGGCAATCGCGCAGTTGAGCAAAGCTGGCTGGACGGTGGCCGTTGCCACCAACCAGTCCGGCATTGCACGCGGCTATTACCCGCTGGAAACCCTAGACGCCATGCATGCGCGTTTGCGCGTGCTGGTGGCCGAACTGGGCGGCGAAGTGGGCCATATCGTGTATTGCCCGCACGGGCCGGACGAAGGCTGCGATTGCCGTAAGCCCAAACCCGGCATGCTGCGGGCAATCGCCGACCATTACCAGGCCGACCTGCGCGGTGTATGGTTCGTCGGCGACAGCAAAGGTGACCTGGAGGCCGCCCTGGCCGTCGGTGCACAACCCGTGTTGGTGAAAACCGGCAAGGGCGAGCGGACCCTGGAAAAAGGTGTCCCTGAAACTACACTCATTTTCGACGATCTGGCAGCTATCGCCAGAGAACTAATTTAA
- the glyS gene encoding glycine--tRNA ligase subunit beta gives MSAQDFLVELGTEELPPKALASLGDAFLAGIEKGLQAAGLNYTGKQVYAAPRRLAVLIRQLDVQQPDRSINIDGPPMQAAFNAEGQPTQAALGFAKKCGVELSEIDQSGPKLRFSQHIPGKATASLLPTIIEDSLNDLPIPKRMRWAASREEFVRPTQWLVMLLGDQVVDCTILSQKAGRESRGHRFHHPENVVITTPANYAEDLRKAYVLADFAERRELISKRTAELAMQQEGTAIVPPALLDEVTALVEWPVPLVCSFEERFLEVPQEALITTMQDNQKYFCLLDSEGKLLPRFITVANVESRDPKQIVQGNEKVVRPRLTDAEFFFKQDKKQPLETFNERLKNVVFQAQLGTVYDKAERVSKLAAFIAPLIGGDAQRAGRAGLLSKCDLATEMVGEFPEMQGVAGYYYALNDGEPEDVALALNEQYMPRGAGAELPQTLTGAAVAIADKLDTLVGIFGIGMLPTGSKDPYALRRAALGVLRILIEKQLDLDLTTAVEFAVKQFGAKVKAAGLADQVLEFIFDRLRARYEDEGIDVATYLSVRALKPGSALDFDQRVQAVQAFRKLPEAEALAAVNKRVSNLLSKAEGAIAEQVEPKYFDNANEFSLYSAIQQADQAVQPMAAARQYSESLARLAALRDPVDAFFEAVMVNAEDAKVRANRYALLSRLRGLFLGVADISLLG, from the coding sequence ATGAGTGCTCAAGATTTCCTGGTAGAACTGGGCACCGAAGAGCTGCCACCCAAGGCCCTGGCTTCGCTGGGTGACGCCTTCCTGGCCGGTATCGAGAAAGGCTTGCAGGCCGCTGGCCTGAACTACACCGGCAAGCAGGTCTACGCCGCGCCACGTCGCCTGGCCGTACTGATCCGCCAGCTCGATGTGCAGCAGCCAGACCGCAGCATCAATATCGACGGCCCGCCCATGCAGGCGGCGTTCAACGCAGAAGGCCAACCGACTCAGGCTGCGCTGGGCTTTGCCAAGAAGTGTGGCGTTGAGCTGTCCGAAATCGACCAGAGCGGCCCGAAGCTGCGCTTCTCCCAGCACATCCCGGGTAAAGCCACCGCCAGCCTGCTGCCGACCATCATCGAAGACTCGCTTAACGACCTGCCGATTCCCAAGCGCATGCGCTGGGCTGCCAGCCGTGAAGAGTTCGTGCGCCCAACCCAGTGGTTGGTGATGCTGCTCGGCGACCAGGTTGTGGATTGCACCATCCTGTCGCAGAAAGCTGGCCGTGAATCCCGTGGGCACCGTTTCCACCACCCGGAAAACGTGGTCATCACCACCCCGGCCAACTACGCCGAAGACCTGCGCAAAGCCTACGTGCTGGCAGACTTCGCCGAGCGCCGCGAGCTGATCAGCAAGCGTACCGCCGAGCTGGCCATGCAGCAGGAAGGCACTGCCATCGTGCCGCCGGCGCTACTGGACGAGGTGACCGCGCTGGTCGAGTGGCCGGTGCCGCTGGTGTGCTCGTTCGAGGAACGTTTCCTCGAGGTGCCGCAAGAAGCCCTGATCACCACCATGCAGGACAACCAGAAGTACTTCTGCCTGCTGGACAGCGAAGGCAAGCTGCTGCCACGCTTCATCACCGTGGCCAACGTTGAAAGCCGTGACCCCAAGCAGATCGTGCAGGGTAACGAGAAGGTCGTGCGCCCACGCCTGACCGACGCCGAGTTCTTCTTCAAGCAAGACAAGAAGCAGCCGCTGGAAACCTTCAACGAGCGCCTGAAAAACGTGGTCTTCCAGGCTCAGTTGGGCACTGTCTATGACAAGGCCGAGCGTGTTTCCAAACTGGCTGCCTTCATCGCCCCGCTGATCGGCGGCGACGCCCAGCGCGCTGGCCGTGCCGGCCTGCTGTCGAAGTGCGACCTGGCCACCGAAATGGTCGGCGAATTCCCTGAAATGCAGGGCGTTGCCGGCTACTACTACGCACTGAACGACGGCGAGCCGGAAGACGTCGCCCTGGCCCTGAACGAGCAGTACATGCCGCGTGGTGCTGGCGCCGAGCTGCCGCAGACCCTGACCGGTGCTGCCGTGGCCATTGCCGACAAGCTCGACACTTTGGTCGGCATTTTCGGCATCGGCATGCTTCCCACCGGCAGCAAAGACCCGTACGCCCTGCGCCGTGCCGCCCTGGGCGTGCTGCGCATTCTGATCGAGAAGCAACTGGACCTGGACCTGACCACCGCGGTCGAGTTCGCGGTCAAGCAGTTCGGTGCCAAGGTCAAGGCTGCCGGCCTGGCCGATCAGGTGCTGGAGTTCATCTTCGACCGTCTGCGTGCGCGTTATGAAGACGAAGGCATCGACGTGGCGACCTATCTGTCGGTCCGTGCCCTGAAGCCGGGCTCTGCCCTGGACTTCGACCAGCGCGTACAGGCCGTGCAGGCATTCCGCAAGCTGCCGGAAGCCGAAGCCTTGGCGGCGGTGAACAAGCGCGTGTCGAACCTGCTGAGCAAAGCCGAAGGTGCCATCGCCGAGCAGGTGGAGCCCAAGTACTTCGACAACGCCAACGAGTTCTCCCTGTACTCGGCCATCCAGCAGGCCGACCAGGCCGTGCAGCCGATGGCTGCCGCACGCCAGTACAGTGAGTCGCTGGCCCGCCTGGCAGCCCTGCGTGACCCGGTCGACGCCTTCTTCGAGGCGGTGATGGTCAACGCCGAGGACGCCAAGGTACGTGCCAACCGTTATGCCCTGCTCAGCCGCCTGCGCGGCCTGTTCCTGGGCGTTGCCGACATTTCGCTGCTGGGGTAA
- the glyQ gene encoding glycine--tRNA ligase subunit alpha: MSQPTPAVRTFQDLILALQNYWAAQGCVVLQPYDMEVGAGTFHTATFLRAVGPETWNAAYVQPSRRPADGRYGENPNRLQHYYQFQVVLKPNPANFQELYLGSLKAIGLDPLVHDIRFVEDNWESPTLGAWGLGWEIWLNGMEVTQFTYFQQVGGIECYPVTGEITYGLERLAMYIQGVDSVYDLVWADGPFGKVTYGDVFHQNEVEQSTYNFEHANVEKLFELFDFYESEANRLIKLELPLPTYEMVLKASHTFNLLDARRAISVTERQRYILRVRTLARDVAQSYLQARARLGFPMATPELRDEVLAKLEAAQ, encoded by the coding sequence GTGAGCCAGCCTACGCCAGCCGTGCGTACCTTCCAAGACCTGATCCTCGCCCTGCAAAACTACTGGGCAGCTCAAGGTTGTGTGGTGCTTCAGCCCTACGATATGGAAGTAGGCGCCGGCACTTTCCACACCGCTACATTCCTGCGCGCGGTGGGTCCAGAAACCTGGAACGCCGCCTACGTGCAGCCTAGCCGTCGCCCTGCCGACGGGCGGTATGGCGAAAACCCCAACCGCCTTCAGCACTACTACCAGTTCCAGGTGGTGCTCAAGCCAAACCCGGCCAACTTCCAGGAGCTGTACCTCGGCTCGCTGAAAGCCATCGGCCTGGACCCGCTGGTCCACGACATCCGCTTCGTCGAAGACAACTGGGAATCGCCGACGCTGGGCGCCTGGGGCCTGGGCTGGGAAATCTGGCTCAACGGCATGGAGGTGACTCAGTTCACCTACTTCCAGCAGGTTGGCGGCATCGAGTGCTACCCGGTTACCGGTGAAATCACCTACGGCCTGGAACGCCTGGCCATGTACATCCAAGGCGTCGACTCGGTGTACGACCTGGTATGGGCTGACGGCCCGTTCGGCAAGGTGACCTATGGCGATGTGTTCCACCAGAACGAGGTGGAGCAGTCGACCTACAACTTCGAGCACGCCAACGTCGAGAAGCTGTTCGAACTGTTCGACTTCTACGAAAGCGAAGCCAACCGCCTGATCAAGCTGGAACTGCCGCTGCCGACCTACGAAATGGTCCTGAAGGCCTCGCACACCTTCAACTTGCTGGACGCCCGCCGCGCCATCTCGGTAACCGAGCGCCAGCGTTACATCCTGCGCGTACGTACCCTGGCCCGGGACGTGGCGCAAAGCTATCTGCAAGCCCGTGCACGCCTGGGCTTCCCGATGGCCACCCCTGAACTGCGTGACGAAGTGTTGGCGAAGCTGGAGGCTGCACAATGA
- a CDS encoding DNA-3-methyladenine glycosylase I, whose protein sequence is MPRCFWCTDDPLYQAYHDQEWGTPQRDPALLFEMLLLEGFQAGLSWITVLKKRERYREVLHGFDPVKLAQMSDERIEELMLDAGIIRNRLKLKAARRNAQAWLAVDNPGEWLWSFVGGKPKINHFNDRSQVPAVTDEAKAMSKALQKAGFTFVGPTICYAFMQATGMVMDHTTDCDRYAALLR, encoded by the coding sequence ATGCCACGCTGCTTTTGGTGTACCGACGATCCGTTGTACCAGGCCTACCACGACCAGGAATGGGGAACGCCACAGCGTGACCCGGCGTTGCTCTTCGAGATGCTTTTGCTCGAAGGGTTCCAGGCGGGGTTGTCGTGGATCACCGTTTTGAAGAAACGCGAGCGTTACCGGGAGGTGCTGCATGGCTTCGACCCGGTGAAACTGGCGCAGATGAGTGACGAGCGGATCGAGGAATTGATGCTCGACGCCGGCATCATCCGCAACCGCCTCAAGCTCAAGGCTGCCCGGCGCAACGCGCAGGCCTGGCTGGCTGTGGATAACCCGGGCGAGTGGCTTTGGTCGTTCGTCGGCGGTAAGCCGAAGATCAATCACTTCAATGATCGCAGCCAGGTCCCAGCCGTTACCGACGAAGCCAAGGCCATGAGCAAAGCATTGCAGAAGGCCGGCTTCACCTTTGTGGGCCCGACCATTTGCTACGCCTTCATGCAAGCCACCGGCATGGTCATGGACCACACCACCGATTGCGATCGCTACGCCGCCTTGTTGCGCTGA
- a CDS encoding lysophospholipid acyltransferase: MEKFKGALMVGVLRLFAKLPWGAVQRVGAGIGWLMWKVPNGSRNVVRINLAKCFPEMDPAEREQLVGRALKDIGKSFVESACAWIWPPQRSLELVKEVHGLEVLEQALASGKGVVGITSHLGNWEVLNHFYCNQCKPIIFYRPPKLKAVDDLLREQRVQMGNRVAPSTKEGILSVIKEVRRGGQVGIPADPEPAESAGVFVPFLGTQALTSKFVPNMLAGGKAVGVFLHALRLPDGSGFRVILEAAPEAMYSTDVTESAAAMSKVVERYVREYPSQYMWSMKRFKKRPAGEPRWY, from the coding sequence GTGGAAAAGTTCAAGGGCGCCCTGATGGTCGGGGTGCTGCGTCTGTTTGCCAAGCTGCCCTGGGGCGCGGTGCAGCGCGTCGGCGCCGGGATAGGCTGGCTGATGTGGAAAGTCCCCAATGGCTCGCGCAATGTCGTGCGCATCAACCTGGCCAAGTGTTTCCCGGAGATGGACCCTGCCGAGCGTGAGCAGTTGGTGGGCCGTGCACTCAAGGACATCGGCAAGTCTTTTGTCGAAAGCGCCTGTGCCTGGATCTGGCCACCGCAGCGTTCGCTGGAGCTGGTCAAGGAAGTGCATGGCCTGGAAGTGCTGGAGCAGGCCTTGGCCTCGGGCAAGGGCGTGGTCGGCATCACCAGCCATCTGGGTAACTGGGAAGTGCTCAACCACTTCTATTGCAACCAGTGCAAACCGATCATTTTCTATCGCCCGCCAAAGCTCAAAGCCGTGGATGACCTGTTGCGCGAACAGCGCGTGCAGATGGGCAACCGCGTGGCGCCTTCGACCAAGGAAGGCATTCTCAGTGTGATCAAGGAAGTGCGCCGTGGTGGCCAGGTGGGTATTCCGGCTGACCCGGAGCCGGCTGAATCGGCTGGGGTGTTCGTGCCTTTCCTGGGTACACAGGCGCTGACCAGCAAGTTTGTGCCGAACATGTTGGCGGGTGGCAAGGCGGTAGGCGTTTTCCTGCATGCCCTGCGGTTGCCGGATGGCTCGGGCTTCAGAGTGATTCTGGAAGCGGCGCCTGAAGCGATGTACAGCACGGATGTGACCGAGTCGGCGGCGGCCATGAGCAAGGTGGTTGAGCGCTATGTGCGCGAGTACCCAAGCCAGTACATGTGGAGCATGAAGCGCTTCAAAAAGCGCCCGGCTGGCGAGCCGCGCTGGTATTGA